The following coding sequences are from one Eucalyptus grandis isolate ANBG69807.140 chromosome 11, ASM1654582v1, whole genome shotgun sequence window:
- the LOC120285859 gene encoding LOW QUALITY PROTEIN: protein C2-DOMAIN ABA-RELATED 11 (The sequence of the model RefSeq protein was modified relative to this genomic sequence to represent the inferred CDS: inserted 1 base in 1 codon) — MGEHLGQLKLTVVQGKXLVIRDFKSSDPYVVVKLGSQVAKTKVINSCLNPVWNEELVFSLTEPLGALNLEVFDKDRFKTDDKMGHAHFSLQPLVSASRLRKVLKVSSGETALRKVVPDSENCLVRESSIACIEGEVVQDAWLRLCGVESGEIQLKMKLIDTPVAGMR, encoded by the exons ATGGGGGAACACTTGGGGCAGCTCAAGTTGACGGTGGTGCAAGGAA GATTAGTGATCCGGGATTTCAAGAGCAGTGACCCGTATGTTGTTGTCAAATTAGGCAGTCAG GTGGCAAAGACTAAGGTCATAAACAGTTGCCTCAATCCTGTTTGGAACGAAGAGCTAGTTTTCTCGCTCACAGAACCCCTTGGAGCTTTAAATTTG GAAGTGTTTGATAAAGACCGTTTCAAGACTGATGACAAAATGGGACATGCCCACTTCAGCCTCCAACCGTTAGTCTCTGCTTCTAGATTGAGGAAGGTCCTAAAGGTTTCTTCTGGCGAGACGGCGCTAAGAAAGGTTGTACCTGACAGTGAGAACTGCCTCGTCAGAGAAAGCTCCATTGCTTGCATCGAAGGCGAAGTCGTACAAGATGCTTGGTTGAGGCTTTGTGGGGTCGAGTCAGGGGAAATTCAGCTGAAGATGAAACTGATAGACACTCCAGTTGCAGGCATGAGATAA